TTAAAAAAAGAATAAGGACAGTGATTGATTTTTACTTAATCGCTTAATTACATAATCACTTAATCACTGATGTTATTATGGATATCAGAGAAATTATTAAAGCGGCAAATGGCGAAATAGTGGTTGACCTGTTGTTAAAAAATGGTAAATTGGTGAATGTCTTTTCAGGCGAAGTTTATCCTGAAAATGTGGCAATCCATAAAGGTTTTATCGTCGGGTTCGGAAATTACAAGGCAAAAAAAGTACTGAATATCAATGGCAGATATATCTCGCCAGGTTTTATAGACGGGCATGTCCATATTGAATCATCAATGATGTCCGTTTCAGAGTTTGCAAGAGCAGTTGTGCCTAAAGGTGTAACATCCGTTATTACTGATGCACACGAGATTGCAAATGTTTTAGGGATTGATGGTATAAAATATATGCTGGAGTCGTCAAAAAACCAGCCACTGAATGTCTTCTTTATGCTGCCATCCTGTGTGCCTGCAACGAATATGGAAACAGCAGGTGCGAAACTGACCGGTTTTGATTTGTATCCGTTTCTGACTGAAAAATGGGTTGTTGGAATTGGTGAGGTGATGAATTATCCAGGGCTTGTAGGTATTGATGAAAACCTTATTGATAAAATAAAAATTGCAAGAGGAAAAAGAATTGATGGCCATTCACCGGGGCTTTCAGGTAAACCACTATCTGCATATATTTCTGCAGGCATCGCTTCTGACCACGAATCAACAACCTATAAAGAGGCAAAAGAAAAACTGGATAAAGGTATGTATGTGATGATAAGAGAAGGCACTTCAGAACGAAACCTTAAGGAATTAATTCCACTCGTGAATGAAAAAAATTATTCTCGGTTCTTTTTTGTTACCGACGATAGACATCCGCCAGATTTGGTGAACGAAGGCTCTATTGATTTCGTAATAAGAAAAGCAGTCTCACTCGGGCTTGACGGTGTTGTAGCAATCAAGATGGCAACATTGAATACTGCGGAGTATTTTCATTTATCAAGAATCGGTGCGGTTGCGCCGGGTTATCAGGCGGATATTGTGATTTTAGATAACCTGAAAAATATCAAGCCGAAAATGGTTTTTAGGCGTGGTGAGTTGGTAGCGGTTGACGGCAAGTATGTCGGCAAAAAGGTCAAACTTGCTGATGTGTCGCTTCGTAGTTCAATAAATGTCAAATGGCTTGCTGAAACTGATTTCAGAATCCCGGCAGTTAAAAAAAATGTCAGAGTAATAGAAATTGTGCCATACCAGATTATCACGAAAAACAAAATTTATCCTGTGGGTATAAAAAATAAACTTGCGGTTTCTGATACAAAAAAAGATGTTTTGAAGTTGGTTGTTGTAGAACGGCATCTTGCATCAGGAAATATCGGCAAGGGTTTTGTAAAGGGTTTTGGTTTAAAAAAAGGTGCGATTGCTTCATCGGTAGCGCATGATTCGCACAATGTAATCTGCGTCGGTGTTAACGATAAATCCATATTTACCGCCTGTGTAGAAATAGTAAAAATGGGTGGTGGATTATGTATCGCTGATAGCGAAAAAATTCTAGGTAAACTGCCGCTTCCAATTGCAGGGCTTATGACAGACAAACCACTTGAAACGGTTGTAAAAGAACTTGAAAAACTTGTTATAGTTTCCCAAAAACTTGGCTGTGTTCTGGACGACCCGTTTATGACGCTTTCGTTTCTTGCACTGCCTGTAATTCCAGAATTAAAACTGACCGACAGAGGTCTCGTGGATGTTAATAAAATGAAAATAGTAGGACTATTTGTATGAAAAATAAAAAAAGCAAAAAACAAAAATATTTAATAAAAGAGAATACTGTTACTTACTCCGCTAAAAATAAATCAATAAATAATTTTATAAATCAGGTTATTGAAAGTGATTGTATTGAGTTAATGAAGAATATTCCAGGCCAAAGTGTTGATTTAACTTTTTTAGATCCGCCTTTCAATCAAGATAAAGAATATAATTCATGGAATGATAATTTGCCAGAACAGGAATACTGGCAGATTATGGAACAGGTTTGCAAAAATATTTATAAAATAACTTCTAATGGTGGAGCAATTTATTTTATGCAAAGAGAAAAAAACACAGAATATATTTTGCAGTGCCTGCGTAAAGCAGAATGGGTTTTACAAAATCTTATTATTTGGAAGAAAAAAAGTTCAGCAGTTCCATGTTTAAACAAATTTGGCAAACATTATCAGATTATAGCATTTGCAACGAAAGGAAAAAAACCTCGAGTATTCAATCGTCTCAGAATTAATCCACCCTTACCGCCAGTTTATAAATATGAGCGTGAAAACGGTATGTATATTACAGATATATGGGACGATATTCGCGAGTTGACATCTGGATATTTTGCAGGTGATGAGGCAATTAGAAAAGAAAATGGAGAAAGATTCCATAAACAGCAATCACCAGTTGCACTTTTGTTAAGAATAATTCTATCTTCCACAAAAATTGGAGATATCGTATTAGACCCATTTGCAGGCACAGGAACAACACTCATCGTTGCTAAACAACTTGGAAGAAAATATATTGGGATTGAGATTGATTCAGAAAATATAAGGTGTATTAATAATCGTTTAGAACATATCAGCAGAGAAGACAGTGTAATACGATTTTATAAGGACTATATTTATACTAAAAATCTGAAAACGGTATGGGATGTTGATTTTGCTCCCATCGTCGGTAAAAAAGAAAAAGTATTAGAATTGTTCAGAGAATAATGTATTCCATTTATCATTTCTTTTATTCGTTGGTTCAGCAAAAACATCTTTTAAAAAAGGTCAAAAGATTGGATAAATTTCCATTTGATAAAAATCTACTGTCTTGTAGAAATGATGGAATTTTTCCTGATATGGCGATTCGGCTCAACAAAGATAAAAAAATATTTACAGGCGGTGAATTGATAGAATTAAAAGATAGCGATTCTTATACTGTTTCATCTTTCAATTCAACTATACCTTCCCGGAGTAAAAATATTGAGGAGATTATTATTGGAGAGAATAGCATAATTAAACAACAGATGGAAAAGGTAGGTAATGATATTTTCTTATTGCCTGTAAGAGATGTATATTATCTTGTCAGGGGAAGGAAAGAAAGTTATGTAAAAATTTGCCTCGTTTATGGTAGTTTTTTTGAGACGATTAGTATAGAAAATCTGATAAGCCAGTCATTTTCACAGGTTTTAGAAGAGCGATTAAAGGAAAGTGGTAAAAAAATTTCAGAAGAGTTTAAGCAAACTCTCTTAACCATTTTTTCTCAACAACAAAATTTCAGTAAAGTTAGAAATGTAGAAAAAGCATCTGTGAAACTTCGTTTCCGGATAATGACTGAAATTAAAGCCGAAGGGAACATTTTGAATCCCAAAAAGTACCAAGAAATTAAAGATGACACTTTGAATTTTGTTTTGCCTTGCCATACTGATGAAGAAGAAAAAAATATCTTAAGAAAAACAGAAATAGTATCTGGTAAATCAGGATTAGAAAAATTCAGTATTTTCAAAATCAAACATCATTTCAACGGTTATTTTCTTGTATTACAAATACCATTATGAAAATTATTTTAATTGTTTTGGATTCTGTCGGAGTTGGAGCATTGCCAGATGCAGAAAAATATAATGATGTTGGAACAGACACACTTGGTAATATCGCAAAATCAGTGAAAGATTTCAATCTCCCAAATCTTGCAAAACTTGGTCTTTACCATCTCGTATCCTCGTCCCTCGTCCCTCGTCCCTCGTCCCTCGGTGGTTGTTACGGCGAAATGGCTGAGGCTTCTAATGCTAAAGACACAATTATTGGACATTGGGAGATAGCAGGAATAATTACAGAAAAACCGCTTCCGACTTATCCTGATGGATTCCCTAAGGAATTGATTGCCGAATATGAAAAAAAAATCGGGACGAAAACGCTCGGAAATTATGCATCTTCTGGGACTGAAATAATAAAACAACTTGGCAAACAACATTACAAAACCGGTTATCCGATTGTCTATACTTCTGCTGACAGTGTTTTTCAAGTTGCCGCACACGAGGATGAAAAAATTTTCGGCTTGAATCGGCTTTATGAAATTTGTGAAATCGCCAGAAAGATGCTCGTTGCACCGCATAATATCGGCAGAGTAATCGCAAGACCATTTATTGGGACTCCTGGAAATTTCAAGCGAACTTCAAATAGGCACGATTATGCAATTGACCCGCCTGAAGAGACATTGCTTGATAAATTAAAAAATTCCGGTGTAGAAGTAATAAGCATCGGAAAGATTTCCGATATTTTTAACGGTCACGGGATTACAAAAGCGATTCATACTGAAAACAACAAAGATGGTATGCAAAAAACACTTGAAGCAGTTCATAAGTTCTCAAGTTCTCAAGTTCTTAAGTTAACACAAGAACATAAGAACATAAGAACACAAGAACGCCTTTTAGTTTTTACAAATCTCGTTGATTTTGATATGCTATGGGGCCACCGTCGGGATGTTGTGGCGTATTACAACGGACTTAAAGAGTTTGATGAGTTCTTACCGAACATATGTTCGGTAATGGCTGATGACGATATTTTATTCATTACTGCTGACCATGGCTGCGACCCGACGCATAAAATACACACTGACCATACACGAGAATATGTGCCACTTCTCGTATTCGGCAAAAGACTGAAAAACAATGTCAATCTCGGTATCAGAAAAACATTCGCAGATTTAGGCCAGACAATTGCAGAATTATTTGATATAAAACTTAAGCGTGGAACAAGTTTCTTAAAAGAAATTAAATGATAATTTTTGAAGTTAAATCAATAACTGGAAAAACAATAAGACTTACAGCGATTCAATGGGTTCATATTAGAAAAAGACATCCCGAGATGGATAATCAATTATCAAAACTAACCATAACAATACAACAACCGGATTTGATATACTACTGTCCTGAGGAAGACAATGTGCATTACTACAAACATTTTAAGGAAACTCCTGTGAGTGAAAAATACTTACTTTTGATTGCCCAACATACTAATGGCGATGGCTTTGTTATTACTGCGTTTTTTGTTAAAAAAATTAGGAAAGAAAAAAAGGAGGTTGTCTATGGAGAAAAAAATCTCAATAAGTTACGATAAGATGGCAGATGTAATGTATTTGAGTTTCGGTTTGCCGCAGAAAGCTGTTGGGGAAGAGATTGAAGATGGAATTTTCGCAAGATATGACTCTGTAACCGAAGAGCTGATAGGATTGACGGTGCTGAATTTTTCAAAGAAATTTGATATAGAACCAAAAGAAGTAGCAGTGCCTTTATATAAGTAAAAAGTTTTAAAAAGGAGATATCATAAATGGATACGACACTTTTAATTGGTATTTTGGTTGTAGTGCTGGCGTTGGTATTTGATTTTTCCAACGGGTTCAATGACTCCGCAAATATTGTTGCAACTGTTATCGGAACAAGAGCGCTTACACCGGCAAAAGCGATTTTTTTCGCGAGTATTTTTGAGTTTATCGGCGCATATTTTTTAGGAACTGCAGTTGCTAAAACAATCGGGAAAGGTATTATAGACCCGACGATAATTACCGGCGATAAATATGGAATAGTGATAATTTTTGCTACTGTTATATCTGCTGCAGGCTGGAATGTAATCTGCACGATTTTTGGATTCCCTATTTCCGCCTCGCATGCTTTAATCGGTGGATTTATTGGTGCCGGTATTGTTGCTGCAGGATTAGATATTGTCCAGTGGAATAATGTATTAACGATATTTATTGTGCTTATAGCAGCACCGATAATGGGTCTTATTGGCGCATTTATTGTTACAAAATTGGCATATTTTTTGTCACGGTCCACAACACCTAAAATTAACAAACTTTACAAATATTTGCAAATCTGTTCTTCTATGTGTTTTGCATTATCTCATGGAACAAATGATGCTCAAAAGACAATGGGGATTATTACCTTCTCACTTATTGTGCTTGGATTGTACAAACCGACAGGTGAAGTTTTTATACCTAAATGGGTTATAGTTGCTTGTGCTCTTGCGATTACACTTGGTATCGCGTTAGGCGGGAAAGCAGTTATACAAACCGTTGGGATGCATCTTTATAGAATTAGACCTATAAATGGATTTTGTGCTGAAGGTTCTGGGGCAGGTGTGATTTATTTAGCAAGTATTTTCGGACTTCCTGTTTCAACTACACATATAATATCCGGCGCTGTTATGGGAACGGGTGCAGCAGAACGAGTCAAAGCGGTAAGATGGGGTAGTTCGTTTGATATTTTTATTGTCTGGCTTGTTACTATGCCGGCAACCGCGTGTGTTTCAGCTGGTATTTATTTTCTGTTGATAAATGGGATTAAACTGTTAGGCTGGTAAAAAAAATGAAAAGGAGGGATGTGTTATGGGGAAGATGAATTTGGTAGAAAAACTTTTTCCCAAGCGAAAGGATTTCTATAAGATGATGAATGAGCAGTTAGCAGAGGTAGAAAAAGGACTTGCTCTGTTTGAGGAGTTTATCAATAATCCGACGACAGAGAACGGGAAAAAGGTGAATGAAGCAGAAGAGAATGCGGATGAGGTCCGCAGAATCCTGGTAGATGAATTGAACCGTTCGTTTGTTACACCGATAGACCGCGAGGATATTTTTGCGTTATCTCGTGCAGTTGATGATATGATGGACTATGCGAAATCAACTGTTGAAGAGATGACGCTTTTTGAAATTCAGCCTGATACCTATATTAAAAAAATGGTTGAGGCGATACATAGTGCAACAAAAGATATTGTCTGTGCGGTTAAACAGTTAAAAGAGCATCCAGGTGTATGTGCGGAGCATCTGGTTCGTGCAAGGAAGGCAGAAAATTTTGTAGAGCATCGGTATCGGGAAGGCTTGGTAGAACTTTTTAAGACAAACGATGTAATAAATATTCTGAAAAAACGGGAAATCTACAGACATCTATCAAACGCAGCCGATCGCGCCGCCGAGGCTGCTGATGTTATTAATGATATTTTAGTAAAAATTACATAAAGGGGTAATATGGAACTTATTGAAAAATTGGACGAATCAAAAAGGTTTATTGAGAGTAAATCAAAATTAAAACCGGAAGTCGCTTTAATTCTCGGTTCGGGTTTGTCATCTGTCGCTGATGCGGGTTTGGATATTGTTTGCATTCCGTTTAGCGAAATTCCGTATTTTGCAAAATCCACTGTTGAAGGACACAAAGGCGAAGTTGTTATCGGTAAATTATCAGGCAAAAAGGTTTTTATTATGGCAGGTCGGCTGCATTTCTATGAAGGACATACGCTGGAAGATGTGACATATCCTGTGCGGTTAATGAAATATCTTGGTGTAGAAAAACTTATTATCACTTCCGCGGTCGGTGCAGTCAATAAAAATTTCAAACCCGGTGATATTATGCTCATTACCGACCATATCAATTTTATGGGCGATAATCCATTGATGGGACCCAATGATGATAAATTAGGCCCGCGATTCCCTGATATGTCAGTGGTTTATAATAAAGAGTTGATAAAAAAGGCAGAAGTAGTTGCTAAAAAACTTAAAATTAAAATCCAGAAAGGTGTATATCTCGCAGGTAGAGGACCTTCATATGAGACACCAGCGGAAATAAAAATGGCACGAGTTCTTGGTACGGATGTTGTTGGGATGTCAACCGTGCCAGAAGCGATTGTTGCTAATCACTGCGGGATAAAGGTTCTTGGTATTTCATACATTTCAAATATGGCAGCAGGAATTCTGAAACAGCCGTTAAACCATCAGGAAGTTATAGAAACGGGTAGAAAAGTTGGAAAACAGTTGTGTCGCTATATTAAAGAGATTGTAAAAGAAATGTAAGCAAATGCTTACATTGTTAGACGATAAAAAATGAAAAAATGGGAAATTAAATCAGTTGATAAATTACTTATTGATGAACTTGCACAAAAAACAGGCTATTCAAAAATACTCATCTCAATACTTGTCCAGAAAGGTATAAAAACCGTTTCAGAACTAAAAAAGTTTATCAAGCCACATCTTACCGACCTCTATAATCCGTTTTTGTTCAAGGATATGGAAAAAGCAGTCAACAGAATAAGAAAAGCGATAGACAGCAGAGAAAAAATTCTTATCTACGGAGACCGTGATGTTGATGGAATTACATCTACAAATATCGCAGTTTCATATCTTACGGAATTAAACGCAGATGTCCGATGGTATATCCCATCTGAAGAGGGGTATGGACTCCATAAAGAGATAATTGAAAAATATCGCAATGAAAATGTTAGTTTAATAATAACTGTTGATTGCGGAATTTCTG
The Elusimicrobiota bacterium DNA segment above includes these coding regions:
- the ade gene encoding adenine deaminase, encoding MDIREIIKAANGEIVVDLLLKNGKLVNVFSGEVYPENVAIHKGFIVGFGNYKAKKVLNINGRYISPGFIDGHVHIESSMMSVSEFARAVVPKGVTSVITDAHEIANVLGIDGIKYMLESSKNQPLNVFFMLPSCVPATNMETAGAKLTGFDLYPFLTEKWVVGIGEVMNYPGLVGIDENLIDKIKIARGKRIDGHSPGLSGKPLSAYISAGIASDHESTTYKEAKEKLDKGMYVMIREGTSERNLKELIPLVNEKNYSRFFFVTDDRHPPDLVNEGSIDFVIRKAVSLGLDGVVAIKMATLNTAEYFHLSRIGAVAPGYQADIVILDNLKNIKPKMVFRRGELVAVDGKYVGKKVKLADVSLRSSINVKWLAETDFRIPAVKKNVRVIEIVPYQIITKNKIYPVGIKNKLAVSDTKKDVLKLVVVERHLASGNIGKGFVKGFGLKKGAIASSVAHDSHNVICVGVNDKSIFTACVEIVKMGGGLCIADSEKILGKLPLPIAGLMTDKPLETVVKELEKLVIVSQKLGCVLDDPFMTLSFLALPVIPELKLTDRGLVDVNKMKIVGLFV
- a CDS encoding DNA methyltransferase, translated to MKNKKSKKQKYLIKENTVTYSAKNKSINNFINQVIESDCIELMKNIPGQSVDLTFLDPPFNQDKEYNSWNDNLPEQEYWQIMEQVCKNIYKITSNGGAIYFMQREKNTEYILQCLRKAEWVLQNLIIWKKKSSAVPCLNKFGKHYQIIAFATKGKKPRVFNRLRINPPLPPVYKYERENGMYITDIWDDIRELTSGYFAGDEAIRKENGERFHKQQSPVALLLRIILSSTKIGDIVLDPFAGTGTTLIVAKQLGRKYIGIEIDSENIRCINNRLEHISREDSVIRFYKDYIYTKNLKTVWDVDFAPIVGKKEKVLELFRE
- a CDS encoding phosphopentomutase, with the protein product MKIILIVLDSVGVGALPDAEKYNDVGTDTLGNIAKSVKDFNLPNLAKLGLYHLVSSSLVPRPSSLGGCYGEMAEASNAKDTIIGHWEIAGIITEKPLPTYPDGFPKELIAEYEKKIGTKTLGNYASSGTEIIKQLGKQHYKTGYPIVYTSADSVFQVAAHEDEKIFGLNRLYEICEIARKMLVAPHNIGRVIARPFIGTPGNFKRTSNRHDYAIDPPEETLLDKLKNSGVEVISIGKISDIFNGHGITKAIHTENNKDGMQKTLEAVHKFSSSQVLKLTQEHKNIRTQERLLVFTNLVDFDMLWGHRRDVVAYYNGLKEFDEFLPNICSVMADDDILFITADHGCDPTHKIHTDHTREYVPLLVFGKRLKNNVNLGIRKTFADLGQTIAELFDIKLKRGTSFLKEIK
- a CDS encoding DUF2283 domain-containing protein, which produces MEKKISISYDKMADVMYLSFGLPQKAVGEEIEDGIFARYDSVTEELIGLTVLNFSKKFDIEPKEVAVPLYK
- a CDS encoding inorganic phosphate transporter encodes the protein MDTTLLIGILVVVLALVFDFSNGFNDSANIVATVIGTRALTPAKAIFFASIFEFIGAYFLGTAVAKTIGKGIIDPTIITGDKYGIVIIFATVISAAGWNVICTIFGFPISASHALIGGFIGAGIVAAGLDIVQWNNVLTIFIVLIAAPIMGLIGAFIVTKLAYFLSRSTTPKINKLYKYLQICSSMCFALSHGTNDAQKTMGIITFSLIVLGLYKPTGEVFIPKWVIVACALAITLGIALGGKAVIQTVGMHLYRIRPINGFCAEGSGAGVIYLASIFGLPVSTTHIISGAVMGTGAAERVKAVRWGSSFDIFIVWLVTMPATACVSAGIYFLLINGIKLLGW
- a CDS encoding DUF47 family protein, producing MGKMNLVEKLFPKRKDFYKMMNEQLAEVEKGLALFEEFINNPTTENGKKVNEAEENADEVRRILVDELNRSFVTPIDREDIFALSRAVDDMMDYAKSTVEEMTLFEIQPDTYIKKMVEAIHSATKDIVCAVKQLKEHPGVCAEHLVRARKAENFVEHRYREGLVELFKTNDVINILKKREIYRHLSNAADRAAEAADVINDILVKIT
- a CDS encoding purine-nucleoside phosphorylase encodes the protein MELIEKLDESKRFIESKSKLKPEVALILGSGLSSVADAGLDIVCIPFSEIPYFAKSTVEGHKGEVVIGKLSGKKVFIMAGRLHFYEGHTLEDVTYPVRLMKYLGVEKLIITSAVGAVNKNFKPGDIMLITDHINFMGDNPLMGPNDDKLGPRFPDMSVVYNKELIKKAEVVAKKLKIKIQKGVYLAGRGPSYETPAEIKMARVLGTDVVGMSTVPEAIVANHCGIKVLGISYISNMAAGILKQPLNHQEVIETGRKVGKQLCRYIKEIVKEM